A stretch of the Apteryx mantelli isolate bAptMan1 chromosome 3, bAptMan1.hap1, whole genome shotgun sequence genome encodes the following:
- the TMEM178A gene encoding transmembrane protein 178A isoform X1: MRAAARALGLCLGLCALGLLLAALCTDHWYETDPRRHRRSCEAARRPPLPLRRAPPPPPPLPPRCARPLFATHAGLWRTCYYLGVDTRLDSLVRSAPAFSGKVSSLPGEARVQRERRSNALIAFTRQPRSIAQRCTAIKYHFSQPIRLRNVPFNLTKAIQQDEWHLLHLRRITAGFLGMAAAVLLCGCIVAAVSFFWEESLTQHVAGLLFLMTGIFCTISLCTYAASISYDLNRLPKFIYSLPDDVEHGYSWSIFCAWCSLGFTVAAGCLCTAYPFVSRSKIMQLKSARDSSV; this comes from the exons atgcgggcggccgcccgcgccctggGGCTGTGCCTCGGGCTGTGcgcgctggggctgctgctggcggccCTCTGCACCGACCACTGGTACGAGACCGAcccgcggcggcaccggcggAGCTGCGAGgccgcccggcggccgccgctgccgctgcgccgcgccccgccgccgccgccgccgctgccgccgcgctgcgcccggcCGCTCTTCGCCACGCACGCGGGGCTCTGGCGGACCTGCTACTACCTGGGCGTCGACACCCGCCTCGACAGCCTCGTCCGCAGCG CACCAGCCTTTTCTGGGAAGGTTTCGTCTTTGCCGGGAGAGGCACGAGTTCAGCGTGAGAGGAGGAGCAACGCATTGATTGCCTTTACTCGGCAGCCTAGGA GCATCGCTCAGAGATGCACCGCTATCAAGTACCACTTCTCCCAGCCGATACGCTTGCGCAACGTCCCCTTCAACCTGACGAAGGCGATCCAGCAAGATGAATGGCATCTACTCC ACTTAAGAAGAATCACAGCCGGTTTCCTGGGCATGGCTGCGGCAGTTCTTCTCTGTGGGTGTATCGTAGCAGCAGTCAGCTTCTTTTGGGAAGAAAGCCTCACCCAGCACGTTGCAGGCCTTCTGTTCCTGATGACAG GAATATTTTGCACTATATCTCTGTGCACTTATGCAGCCAGCATATCATACGATCTAAACCGTCTCCCCAAATTCATCTATAGTCTTCCTGATGATGTAGAACATGGATACAGCTGGTCTATATTTTGTGCTTGGTGCAGTTTGGGATTTACAGTGGCAGCTGGGTGTCTTTGCACAGCTTACCCGTTTGTCAGCAGAAGCAAGATTATGCAGCTGAAGTCCGCCAGAGATTCCTCCGTATGA
- the TMEM178A gene encoding transmembrane protein 178A isoform X2 has product MRAAARALGLCLGLCALGLLLAALCTDHWYETDPRRHRRSCEAARRPPLPLRRAPPPPPPLPPRCARPLFATHAGLWRTCYYLGVDTRLDSLVRSGIAQRCTAIKYHFSQPIRLRNVPFNLTKAIQQDEWHLLHLRRITAGFLGMAAAVLLCGCIVAAVSFFWEESLTQHVAGLLFLMTGIFCTISLCTYAASISYDLNRLPKFIYSLPDDVEHGYSWSIFCAWCSLGFTVAAGCLCTAYPFVSRSKIMQLKSARDSSV; this is encoded by the exons atgcgggcggccgcccgcgccctggGGCTGTGCCTCGGGCTGTGcgcgctggggctgctgctggcggccCTCTGCACCGACCACTGGTACGAGACCGAcccgcggcggcaccggcggAGCTGCGAGgccgcccggcggccgccgctgccgctgcgccgcgccccgccgccgccgccgccgctgccgccgcgctgcgcccggcCGCTCTTCGCCACGCACGCGGGGCTCTGGCGGACCTGCTACTACCTGGGCGTCGACACCCGCCTCGACAGCCTCGTCCGCAGCG GCATCGCTCAGAGATGCACCGCTATCAAGTACCACTTCTCCCAGCCGATACGCTTGCGCAACGTCCCCTTCAACCTGACGAAGGCGATCCAGCAAGATGAATGGCATCTACTCC ACTTAAGAAGAATCACAGCCGGTTTCCTGGGCATGGCTGCGGCAGTTCTTCTCTGTGGGTGTATCGTAGCAGCAGTCAGCTTCTTTTGGGAAGAAAGCCTCACCCAGCACGTTGCAGGCCTTCTGTTCCTGATGACAG GAATATTTTGCACTATATCTCTGTGCACTTATGCAGCCAGCATATCATACGATCTAAACCGTCTCCCCAAATTCATCTATAGTCTTCCTGATGATGTAGAACATGGATACAGCTGGTCTATATTTTGTGCTTGGTGCAGTTTGGGATTTACAGTGGCAGCTGGGTGTCTTTGCACAGCTTACCCGTTTGTCAGCAGAAGCAAGATTATGCAGCTGAAGTCCGCCAGAGATTCCTCCGTATGA